ATTGGAGTTGGAAAAAGAGGCGAGTAAGATTTTAAAAGAAAATGGTTTTATGTGGGACGGGAGGAAGAAAGAGGAAGTTGGTAAAACAATTTTCCTCAAGCCACAAACAGGCGTAGGTTATCCCCGCCCTCATTATAAATAAACCATTTCAACCATTCATTCCAAAACTCATTTCAAATAAGGCTATTTCAAAAAATAGCCTCCCTTCCAAAAAATATTTTCAACCTGCCATGGTCATCCGCTTCGGGGGTCCTGGCACGGTTTAGAAAATATTTTTCGGAAGGGAAATTTATTTCCCGAGAGTACATTGAACTCCGAGGAGCGAAGGCAGATCGCTTCTTGTGTTTTGAGGGGTAAATCCCATCAAACATGCCTTTAATGTTTAGGATCGTTCATGACCCCAAGCTGTTTATGGGAAGTGGAACGGTTAAGTGGAAAGTGTGTGTGGCAGGCCACCACGCTTGCTAAGTACAGAGGTTCTCTGTACATCTGCCAAAAACATCAATCTCCGCCAAATAATCGCGGAGATAACATAAAGGCGAGCAAAAGAATTTCAAAATTTTCTCCGTTCGCCTCCCTTTCAGAGATTGTTCGCAGGAGCAGTTTCTGAAAGGGAAAATGTTTTCCCGAAGGATAGTACTTTTTAATTTAATATTTGGAATCTGAAAATTTTCTGAAAAGGAGAAAAACCATGTCAACGAAAATGATGAGTGTGCCGGTAGGTAAGGTAGAAGAGGCAATCAACGGGGCAAGGAGATTGATAGAAGATTTACGCGAGATACAAAAAAGCCGTGTTGTTGAGATTGATGGAGAAAACGGGACAATAGACGATGTGGCCGAGTTAATAGCAAGAAGTGTGGAAGATGGCGCTAAATTGGAAGAAGCGATGTTTAATGTGGAAAACAAGGTTTTCGTGAAGTTGGTTGAGCGGGGGCATGATAATAATGTTAAGTTGGCTAATGTATTAGGTATAACCCCGGATAATCTTAGACAAAAACTTTTTACCAGGGGCATAAAACTAAAGGAGGTGAAAAAAGCCCTTGCCGGGGAAGGTGTTGTCGTCAAACAGCCACAGTCTTGATGGTTGTTTACTTTTCTTTTTTCTTTCACTTTTTTGGCCTAAAGCCGAAAGGAGGCGTTGTATGGATATCGAAACATTCATGAACAACTTTGTTGTAAGTCCTGAATTTTCCGCCAAGTATGGGCAGGTTGTATCTGTCAAGGTGGACCCCATGTATATCCCAACGGAAAATCGCTTTTTTGGGACATATAGAATGATAAATGGGGAACTCATGGTAGTAGAGTTGGCTATTTCCGTTAGGCCACCTACCGAAGATGAGGCGACGTGAGGCGGCGCCCCGCAGAGCTGATACTGCGGAAATTAAACAGCGTCAGAAAACGTGAGCGGGGGACCTGCGCGAATAAAATAAGGCAGGCGAGACCGCGCTTTCGTATCCAGGGTATGGTTTTATAAACCAACACACTAGAGCCGAGAGGGAGCAGAACCTCAGACCCAAATATTTAAGAGTTTCCGAGATTCTCTTAAAAATCTCTTTCTTTCAGAGATTTTGATTTGTTTCAAAATTTCTGAAAGGGAATTAAATTTCCCGAAGTACTTTTATAACTTCATATTGGAATCTTTTTTAGGAGAAAGTTTATGGAAATAGAAGATATGACAAGACAAGCAAGAAATAAGGCCCTGATTAATAAGATAGAAACTTATAAAAAAATTGGCCTGACACCATCCGATGCTGGATGTTTGGCTGAACTTGGACAGACGGCTTTTAACACGGCTTTGGTTAAAGCCGAAATAGACAGAATTAAAGAAATATTAAAAAAATACCCGAACAAGAAAAAGGAAATCATACAAGCAATAAAAGATAATTTCCCGAGTTACGTTGAGATATTTTAAGGAGAAGAGGTAAAAGTATAAAATATACTCGCGTGAGTATATTCAGATTGAACACTGACTTAGGAGGAAAGAAAATGCGTAAATTTTTTGTTGTAATGTTATTGGTTGGCCTGATGTTCTGTGGCGTTTCCGTCACGGTTGCAAAGGAAAACGGCACCGAGGAGTGCGATGCCGTTTCTCTTGAGCAGGTTTTGGCTCAAGCGAGAGGGGTAACGGTAAACGCCGAATTCCTCAAGGAGCTGAAACCAACCATGGATGAAGTTAAAAAAGTTGCTGAAAACATAGCTAGGGAGCAAAGCAAGGAGCTTGCTGAAAATACCCGAAAACAAGAGGAAGCTCTTGTTGAGGGCAAAAAGAAGTACGATGAAGCGATTCATCGCTATTTCAGGCGAAACGGCCGGCCAAGTGGCCGATGACATTTCTCAATTTTACTTCTCTAACCATACTCCAAGTTCTTGATACTGTTCCATTCGCGAGAGAGCGCGGTAGGAATGGTTGAAAAGGTAGCCGAAAGGCGAGTCTTGGGGAAAACCTTAATGAAAGGGGGTGATTGTATTGAAAATTCCAATTGCCGTTGTTCAAAGGGATCGCGAAAACCTGGCTGGGATAAAGAACTGTGTTAAAAAGCTAAACCCGTCTTTGGCGGAAGAGATTTTTTACACAAACAATCCTGACAGAGTTCTCTGGTTTGCTGAGAACAAGGACACACTGTTCGTTGTTTCTGGGCAGATATTTGTACCGGAAGAGTGCGGAGGCAGTAGTATTTGCCGAGGCACTCATCTGGCGAGGCTGGTTAAGAAAAAGTGCGAAAAAGCTTTTTTCTTTATATACAGCACGATGCCGGAAATGAATGAATATGTGGACGGAGTAATTTCTAAAGAATACGGAACGATAATTTCCGGCGAGCATGGTCATTTGGCTGAAATATTGTGTCATTTGGACACATTTGTTTCAAACCTAAAAGACCAGGATGTCAAAAACATCCTTCGCGGAATGGGAAAAGAGTTCTGTGAATTAAAAAGGGAATTAAACTCCGTCTTATTCGGGGCCGAATGAAGGAGGCGGCCTGTCAACAGAAGCGATAAACGGCTCTTTCCGTTTTCGCGCCTGGGTTGGGATTATGGAATCCCCGCCCGACATCTTGTTCCTTAAGGACAAAAGATTCCATTTAATTTTTCCGCGAATGGGCGGAAAGAAAGGAGGCAGATATAGAATTGCGGCAAAAGGCAATTTTACGTCTGCCTTTTGTTGTATAAAATCAAGTATTGATTTTAAGTTTTCATTCGGATAACATTAAACCATGAAGAAGCTGGAGCTAAAAAATGTCTTATGGAAAGAGGGTAAATACTATGTTGCCCAGTGTCTTAATGTTGACGTATCCAGTTTTGGTAGGACTAAGCCGGAGGCGATAAAAAATATAAAGGAAGCACTGGAACTATATTTTGAAGATATGAAATTTCCTAAAATCAAGAAAGTAGGCAATCCTGTTATCATTAGCGAAGAATTGCAATATGCCTAAACTGTGTTCCTCAAAAACCATTATCAAAGTCCTTGAAAGCAAGGACTTTGTTTTTGTTTCACAAAGAGGAAGTCATATAAAGTATAGAAAAAACAGTTCCGCGGTTTTAACAGTCATTATTCCTGCAAATAAAAAAGAAATTCCGCACGGGACTTTCAAATCAATTTTAAGGCAAGCGCAATTAAAAGAAGAAGATTTTATATTATGAAAATCATTTCAATAAATGGGCAAGGCGGGACGGGAAAAACAACAACCGCAAAAGTCCTGCTTGGCCGCTTTGAAAATTCAGCTTACATATCAGGCGACGCTCTTGTCGCGGTCAATCCTTTCGGAGTCAATGAAAAAACGGACAGATTGGTGATAAAAAATTCAATCTCTTTAGTAAAAAACTTTGAGCAAGAAAATTAC
This genomic stretch from Candidatus Paceibacter sp. harbors:
- a CDS encoding type II toxin-antitoxin system HicB family antitoxin is translated as MKKLELKNVLWKEGKYYVAQCLNVDVSSFGRTKPEAIKNIKEALELYFEDMKFPKIKKVGNPVIISEELQYA
- a CDS encoding type II toxin-antitoxin system HicA family toxin, whose translation is MPKLCSSKTIIKVLESKDFVFVSQRGSHIKYRKNSSAVLTVIIPANKKEIPHGTFKSILRQAQLKEEDFIL